A stretch of the Lytechinus variegatus isolate NC3 chromosome 5, Lvar_3.0, whole genome shotgun sequence genome encodes the following:
- the LOC121414939 gene encoding aquaporin-9-like: MTTDTPFKERLHINNWWIKVFLSELVGTFTLVFITDGAIARTVLSGGKAGGALSANIGSALAVTVSIYITGGVSGGHINPAVTLSMCSLGRLRWLALPVYWIAQFIGAFLGAALVYGIYIDGINHIEGGQANRSLATAGIFATYPEPFLTIQAGVADQLVGTALLVGGIFAIFDKQNIKPAVGLEPIAVGLLLLAVNISYGYNAGAAVNPARDFSPRLFTAVVGYGDDIWLTASGDEFWWIPLFIPFIGGPIGAWLYYITIEVHHRPAEKVNESLPLFQAHRTTIE; this comes from the exons ATGACTACAGATACACCGTTCAAAGAACGACTTCATATCAATAATTGGTGGATCAAAGTGTTTCTATCAGAACTTGTTGGAACGTTTACATTGGTG TTCATTACAGATGGCGCTATAGCAAGGACCGTCCTGAGCGGTGGAAAAGCGGGTGGTGCTCTGTCAGCTAACATTGGTTCTGCTCTTGCTGTAACTGTGTCCATTTATATTACCGGAGGAGTTTCAG GTGGTCACATTAATCCTGCGGTAACCCTATCGATGTGTAGCCTTGGTCGGCTAAGATGGCTAGCTCTACCGGTCTACTGGATAGCTCAGTTTATAGGTGCTTTCCTTGGGGCTGCCCTAGTTTATGGGATCTACATCG aTGGTATAAACCATATTGAGGGCGGACAGGCTAATCGTTCTCTTGCTACCGCGGGAATCTTTGCAACATACCCCGAACCATTTTTAACAATACAAGCAGGAGTTGCAGATCAG CTTGTGGGTACAGCTCTTCTGGTCGGTGGTATATTTGCAATCTTTGATAAACAAAACATCAAGCCAGCCGTTGGTCTTGAACCGATAGCGGTTGGTTTGCTTCTTCTTGCTGTCAATATATCCTACGGCTACAATGCAGGTGCAGCAGTCAACCCTGCAAGAGATTTTAGCCCGAGACTCTTCACCGCTGTTGTCGGCTACGGAGACGACATTTGGTTGAC agcatCTGGCGACGAATTTTGGTGGATACCGCTATTTATTCCCTTCATCGGTGGCCCTATTGGAGCATGGTTGTACTATATAACAATAGAAGTTCACCATAGACCAGCAGAGAAAGTAAATGAGTCATTGCCACTTTTCCAAGCACACCGAACCACCATTGAATAG